The Penaeus chinensis breed Huanghai No. 1 chromosome 21, ASM1920278v2, whole genome shotgun sequence genome has a window encoding:
- the LOC125036420 gene encoding skin secretory protein xP2-like — protein sequence MRHIHLAPEIYRGGRAHPSADIYSFEANRLRRKTIYLPAGAREVEADYVYAVNAPQAQDAREGPPPEARAVEEVPAASAAEAEAAVEMPALVPVEAEAEEVVPAASAAEAEAAVEMPALVPAEAEAEEVVPAASAAEAEAAVEIPALVPAEAEAEEVVPAASAAEAEAAVEIPALVPAEAEAEEVVPAASAAEAEAAVEIPALVPAEAEAEEVVPAASAAEAEAAVEIPALVPAEAEAEEVVPAASAAEAEAAVEIPALVPAEAEAEEVVPAASTAESEATVEIPALVPVKAEAVEEVTVAEAEETCPPEAEAVKEIDFWNPKKIARLYGIATPSGRRYPGKDLPLVDVSSFLQPEMKKLGEGAYAEVYAVGPTGLPPLCMKWFKNQKA from the exons AGGCCAATAGGCTGCGCAGAAAGACCATCTATCTTCCCGCGGGCGCGAGAGAGGTCGAGGCCGACTATGTCTATGCCGTGAACGCTCCTCAGGCGCAGGACGCACGGGAAGGTCCTCCTCCCGAAGCTCGGGCTGTGGAGGAGGttc ctgctgcttctgctgctgaagCTGAGGCTGCAGTTGAAATGCCTGCTCTAGTTCCTGTTGAGGCAGAGGCTGAGGAGGTGGttcctgctgcttctgctgctgaagCTGAGGCTGCAGTTGAAATGCCTGCTCTAGTTCCTGCTGAGGCAGAGGCTGAGGAGGTGGttcctgctgcttctgctgctgaagCTGAGGCTGCAGTTGAAATTCCTGCTCTAGTTCCTGCTGAGGCAGAGGCTGAGGAGGTGGttcctgctgcttctgctgctgaagCTGAGGCTGCAGTTGAAATTCCTGCTCTAGTTCCTGCTGAGGCAGAGGCTGAGGAGGTGGttcctgctgcttctgctgctgaagCTGAGGCTGCAGTTGAAATTCCTGCTCTAGTTCCTGCTGAGGCAGAGGCTGAGGAGGTGGttcctgctgcttctgctgctgaagCTGAGGCTGCAGTTGAAATTCCTGCTCTAGTTCCAGCTGAGGCAGAGGCTGAGGAGGTGGtccctgctgcttctgctgctgaagCTGAGGCTGCAGTTGAAATTCCTGCTCTAGTTCCTGCTGAGGCAGAGGCTGAGGAGGTGGTTcctgctgcttctactgctgaATCTGAGGCTACAGTTGAAATTCCTGCTCTAGTTCCTGTCAAGGCAGAGGCTGTGGAGGAGGTCACTGTCGCTGAGGCAGAAGAAACCTGTCCTCCTGAGGCAGAGGCTGTGAAGGAAATAGACTTTTGGAATCCTAAAAAAATCGCCCGCCTCTACGGGATCGCTACCCCGTCAGGGAGGCGCTATCCAGGCAAGGACCTCCCGCTCGTCGACGTCTCTTCCTTTTTACAACCTGAAATGAAGAAGCTCGGCGAGGGGGCATACGCTGAGGTGTATGCCGTCGGCCCGACCGGCCTGCCTCCTCTGTGCATGAAATGGTTCAAAAACCAAAAGGCCTAA